One region of Arthrobacter sp. StoSoilB22 genomic DNA includes:
- a CDS encoding LuxR family transcriptional regulator — MRAEHLVGRDAELELAMEILRQEGAGAVLLVADSGIGKTALAAEIAARLAGEMVVMQVHGSPALSAVPYGVLAPYLLDLPVEQATSPVAILREFWSQFEQRRGGEGARLLLIVDDAHDLDEGSTQILAELVTAGWARLVATSRPRPGLPAALLQLWYDGLAERLELHPLDQVTVTELAEKTLGGAVMSSAAEALHAMSEGNPLLLHCLLEDSRTDGNLVRRNGVWLLTRALSGGGENLADVVRNRVLRTSEAEREAMYVIALSEPVPAAVLDTLVGRDTVRALMDNRLVVSANGPGGPLRMWHPMYGEALRQIVSPARSLQIRQRMVQQFPGESSTEEGLLRMVGWALDCGADVDDERLLQAAFLAAKTLQYPLALAAAAKVRSEELRPRARAVMAMVKYNDGDYRGAVRLLEEGSGFLDADAAGPVGAGLLWAAARAAAGDSPADIVADAWAAAKALMGERESSDSVLQRVEGHVRAVELAVLASDGHYEELREGLDRFAEKFATDGPDLALNRIFLRAMQCELLTVEGQAVEALDAGREALLLLDEHHHEILYISDFVLLRYTLAALEAGDWEAAGTALDRYGAATATGLIYFGGDLEALKGLSLLRQGRLEKAEELLTPAVEALRIRDPLQLRSLGTALAFYAAARSGNASLASRLESEQCDAAAGGAYVEALAELFRLAGEELLSKGTGLPKLSGLPESGHLHRLPGILLQNLVLRAEAGDVQALESIQETAASMAGSWATGWQSLAAAQLRGEGEGLVNAGNLLAASGMPGPAAVAFDKAAVTFDAEGKRPEARQAAVLRDVNEATLGDALVHDPQTEADRSVPLTRREQDIVALAVSGLTDRQIAEKLMVSVRTVEGHLYRSYAKLGIRRREDLGAAVRH; from the coding sequence ATGAGGGCTGAGCACCTTGTAGGCCGGGACGCGGAACTCGAACTGGCCATGGAGATCCTGAGGCAGGAAGGCGCCGGGGCTGTGCTTCTGGTTGCCGATTCCGGAATTGGCAAGACCGCCCTGGCAGCCGAAATCGCCGCCCGCCTGGCTGGGGAGATGGTGGTGATGCAGGTTCACGGGAGCCCTGCTTTGTCCGCGGTTCCCTATGGAGTCCTGGCTCCCTATCTCCTGGATCTTCCCGTGGAGCAGGCAACCTCGCCTGTGGCGATCCTGCGCGAGTTCTGGTCCCAGTTCGAGCAACGGCGTGGCGGGGAAGGTGCCCGCCTGCTGCTGATCGTGGACGATGCCCACGATCTCGATGAAGGTAGCACCCAGATTTTGGCCGAGCTGGTCACCGCCGGATGGGCGCGGCTGGTAGCCACCAGCAGGCCCAGGCCCGGCTTGCCTGCGGCGTTGCTGCAACTCTGGTATGACGGATTGGCAGAGCGCTTGGAGCTCCATCCGCTGGATCAGGTCACTGTTACGGAGCTGGCGGAAAAGACCCTTGGGGGAGCGGTCATGTCCAGTGCGGCCGAAGCCCTGCACGCCATGTCCGAGGGCAACCCCTTGCTGCTTCACTGCCTCCTGGAGGACTCCAGGACTGACGGAAACCTGGTCCGTCGAAACGGAGTGTGGCTCCTGACCCGTGCACTTTCCGGGGGCGGGGAAAACCTTGCCGATGTAGTCCGAAACAGGGTCCTGCGTACCAGCGAAGCCGAACGGGAGGCGATGTACGTCATTGCCTTATCCGAGCCCGTCCCTGCCGCGGTGCTGGATACGCTGGTAGGCAGGGACACCGTACGGGCGTTGATGGATAACCGGCTTGTGGTCTCTGCCAACGGACCCGGCGGGCCCCTCAGGATGTGGCACCCCATGTACGGTGAGGCGCTCCGGCAGATCGTTTCGCCCGCCCGCAGCCTGCAGATCCGCCAGCGCATGGTGCAGCAATTTCCAGGAGAATCGTCCACGGAGGAGGGCCTGCTGCGCATGGTGGGCTGGGCCTTGGACTGTGGTGCCGACGTCGATGATGAACGGCTGCTGCAGGCAGCCTTCCTGGCCGCCAAGACGCTCCAGTACCCGCTGGCATTAGCGGCGGCTGCCAAGGTCCGCTCGGAGGAGTTGCGCCCGCGGGCACGCGCCGTCATGGCCATGGTCAAATACAACGACGGCGACTACCGCGGTGCCGTCCGACTGTTGGAGGAAGGCTCCGGGTTCCTGGATGCTGACGCGGCCGGCCCCGTGGGCGCAGGCCTGCTGTGGGCTGCCGCGCGCGCCGCCGCGGGAGACTCGCCGGCTGACATTGTGGCTGATGCCTGGGCCGCGGCAAAAGCCCTGATGGGTGAGCGGGAGTCGTCGGATTCTGTGCTCCAACGGGTCGAAGGGCACGTCCGGGCAGTGGAATTGGCGGTCCTGGCCAGTGACGGCCACTACGAGGAACTCCGCGAGGGCCTGGACCGGTTTGCCGAGAAGTTTGCAACGGATGGCCCCGATCTTGCCCTGAACCGGATATTCCTGCGTGCGATGCAGTGCGAGCTGTTGACGGTGGAGGGCCAAGCCGTGGAGGCGCTGGATGCCGGGCGTGAAGCCTTGCTGCTGTTGGACGAGCACCACCATGAGATTCTCTACATCAGCGACTTCGTGCTGCTGCGCTACACGCTTGCCGCCTTGGAGGCCGGAGACTGGGAGGCAGCCGGGACTGCCCTGGACCGCTACGGTGCTGCCACGGCCACGGGACTGATCTATTTTGGCGGTGATCTTGAGGCGCTCAAAGGCTTGTCATTGCTGCGTCAGGGCCGATTGGAGAAGGCCGAGGAACTGCTGACGCCCGCCGTTGAGGCTCTCCGCATCAGGGACCCGCTGCAGCTGCGAAGCCTGGGAACGGCACTGGCCTTCTACGCGGCGGCCAGGTCCGGCAACGCATCGCTGGCCAGCCGACTGGAGAGCGAGCAGTGTGATGCGGCCGCCGGTGGTGCCTACGTTGAGGCCCTTGCGGAGCTGTTCCGCCTTGCTGGCGAGGAACTTCTCAGCAAGGGCACAGGGCTGCCGAAACTTAGTGGTCTACCGGAATCGGGTCATCTTCACCGGCTGCCGGGCATTCTGCTCCAAAACCTGGTCCTCAGGGCTGAAGCCGGGGACGTCCAGGCCTTGGAGTCAATCCAGGAAACGGCGGCGTCGATGGCAGGAAGCTGGGCAACCGGCTGGCAGTCACTGGCGGCGGCGCAGTTGCGCGGTGAGGGCGAAGGGCTGGTGAACGCAGGCAACCTCCTGGCAGCATCCGGGATGCCCGGGCCGGCCGCCGTAGCGTTCGACAAAGCGGCTGTGACTTTCGATGCCGAAGGCAAACGCCCGGAAGCGCGACAGGCTGCGGTACTGCGGGATGTCAATGAGGCAACCCTGGGCGACGCCCTGGTCCACGACCCCCAAACCGAGGCGGACCGGTCTGTGCCACTGACCCGACGCGAGCAGGACATTGTGGCATTGGCTGTTTCGGGCCTGACCGACCGTCAAATTGCCGAGAAACTCATGGTTTCGGTCCGGACCGTGGAAGGCCACTTGTACCGGAGCTACGCCAAACTGGGTATCCGCAGGCGGGAAGACCTGGGTGCTGCCGTCCGTCACTGA
- a CDS encoding ATP-binding protein produces MLPDPWLDEDTVTAGLRPSTFPDRTQLLNLILSAVPSPSTSGIVVVGERGSGKSHLLLSVKEGLPETVDVRTFSGKPERRALQFGALGAVSATAGAAAGATAGAAAAADEAVAPGLHVLRALTSTLGPADYLYTPSRGRRRNKRHVQPARPQLVLLVDDIHYIDPASLAVLLQLIPGFGATLVATAESRHPLPPDLYQLWEDGFLEQYFLPPFTFSEAHALCQSILGGHVQRRASSLLAAMSGFNVGLLCLAVDDARRSGFLVRVDGYWTIDVRARCEWPGVVEHVRAENISRPPEERQALELIALSEPVALEVVERHFGQKAIEHLLTNHHIRLLPGSPPLLSTSSWLRGEGTRLSVPRSRSMALRLGVEEPELTTETAPALLRWITWTLDCGLSLSDELLLAAAPAADRPSTAELALRAASAVTGEDHLDEARLVRARALIAEGHLQEAGPELRQLATAGGLPEVKIDAAHRLLALGLLGAASLPAGSEFTHQRPGEPTDAALLIMNNVREAERLLLSGAAPEALKRSTAAMEAINADPTLNMFLPGVLLRHVMGLRYNLAWEPADPLVDTPAHYTLPMHLSACLDVARGYVQLSQGLPRAARATLEPVLAELHDAGLPPVLALAAALLAYSEALCGNTRQALAKARQSMTAQEAAGVSVQHDSDQAAGHSADPSGLFTQHALGAQPGLLSQLAAVYVAAAQDQVAGTSTHLMALAEHVHAQGSILMEAEVFSLLTLNPASAAVDDPAIQRRLGALAATVHGPGGAAWGTFAAALVGNDPKALEAAGRSLSADRQFAHAALCYSRAAAGYEARTRAAASRRASVLLGRLRAAFDSGMVPPLGWVPGRAGG; encoded by the coding sequence ATGTTGCCGGACCCTTGGCTGGACGAAGACACCGTCACAGCTGGTCTGAGGCCATCAACATTTCCCGATAGAACGCAACTTCTAAACCTCATCCTCTCGGCAGTCCCGTCCCCGTCCACCAGCGGCATCGTGGTGGTGGGAGAGCGGGGCTCCGGAAAGAGCCACCTTCTGCTTTCCGTCAAAGAGGGACTTCCCGAGACCGTCGACGTCCGCACCTTCAGCGGAAAACCGGAACGCCGGGCCCTTCAATTCGGCGCTTTAGGCGCCGTTTCGGCAACGGCAGGGGCCGCGGCAGGGGCAACGGCAGGGGCGGCGGCAGCGGCCGACGAGGCCGTGGCGCCGGGCCTGCACGTTCTCCGGGCCCTGACCAGTACTCTGGGGCCGGCCGACTACTTGTACACACCCTCACGCGGACGACGCCGGAACAAGCGGCACGTTCAACCGGCACGGCCGCAGCTGGTCCTGTTGGTGGACGACATCCACTACATCGATCCGGCCTCACTGGCGGTCCTGCTGCAACTCATTCCGGGCTTCGGTGCCACCTTGGTGGCCACGGCGGAAAGCCGACACCCCCTCCCGCCTGATCTTTACCAGCTCTGGGAAGACGGCTTCCTGGAGCAGTACTTCCTCCCACCCTTTACCTTCAGTGAGGCACACGCTTTGTGCCAGTCCATCCTTGGCGGGCATGTCCAGCGACGCGCGAGCAGCCTCCTTGCCGCAATGAGCGGTTTCAACGTGGGATTGCTGTGCCTGGCGGTCGACGACGCGCGCCGCTCCGGGTTCCTGGTCCGGGTTGATGGTTACTGGACCATCGATGTCCGGGCCCGCTGTGAATGGCCCGGCGTGGTTGAGCATGTCCGGGCGGAGAACATTTCGCGCCCCCCTGAAGAGCGCCAGGCGCTCGAACTCATCGCGCTCTCAGAGCCCGTGGCGCTTGAGGTGGTGGAGCGTCACTTCGGTCAGAAAGCCATTGAACATCTCCTCACCAATCACCACATCAGGCTGCTGCCAGGCTCGCCCCCGCTGCTCAGCACAAGTTCCTGGCTGCGCGGGGAGGGGACCAGGCTGTCCGTGCCGCGCTCGCGGAGCATGGCCCTTCGGCTGGGCGTGGAGGAACCTGAGCTGACTACGGAGACGGCGCCTGCCCTGCTGCGATGGATCACGTGGACCCTGGACTGCGGGCTGAGCCTCTCCGACGAACTTCTCCTTGCTGCCGCACCCGCCGCTGACAGGCCGTCCACCGCCGAGCTTGCTCTGAGGGCCGCCTCGGCAGTGACGGGCGAGGATCACTTGGACGAGGCAAGACTGGTCAGGGCGCGGGCATTGATCGCCGAGGGCCACCTCCAGGAAGCAGGTCCGGAACTTCGGCAGCTGGCAACCGCGGGCGGGCTCCCTGAAGTGAAGATCGATGCCGCGCACCGGTTGCTGGCTCTGGGGCTGCTGGGTGCTGCATCCCTACCTGCCGGGTCTGAGTTCACCCATCAGCGGCCGGGGGAGCCCACTGACGCCGCCCTATTGATCATGAACAATGTGCGCGAAGCCGAGCGTCTGCTGCTGTCCGGGGCCGCCCCGGAAGCCTTGAAAAGGTCAACAGCAGCCATGGAAGCCATCAACGCCGATCCCACCTTGAACATGTTCCTGCCGGGGGTACTGCTCCGGCACGTGATGGGCCTGCGGTACAACCTGGCCTGGGAACCGGCGGATCCGCTGGTGGATACTCCCGCCCATTACACCCTGCCGATGCACCTCTCGGCGTGCCTGGACGTCGCCCGCGGTTACGTCCAGCTCAGCCAGGGACTCCCGCGTGCAGCCCGTGCCACCTTGGAACCGGTCCTGGCAGAACTGCACGACGCCGGTCTGCCGCCAGTCCTTGCTCTGGCTGCGGCCCTGCTGGCCTACTCCGAGGCGCTGTGCGGGAACACCCGGCAGGCTTTGGCCAAGGCCCGGCAGAGCATGACTGCGCAGGAAGCCGCCGGGGTGTCCGTTCAGCATGACTCCGACCAAGCAGCAGGACATTCAGCGGATCCGTCCGGACTCTTCACTCAACATGCTCTGGGGGCACAGCCTGGTCTGTTGTCGCAACTCGCTGCCGTGTACGTCGCAGCGGCGCAGGACCAGGTTGCCGGGACGTCAACACACCTGATGGCTCTGGCGGAACATGTGCACGCCCAAGGCAGCATCCTGATGGAGGCAGAGGTGTTCTCCCTCCTGACACTTAACCCGGCCAGTGCCGCCGTCGACGATCCCGCGATCCAGCGACGCCTTGGCGCGCTGGCAGCAACTGTTCATGGTCCGGGCGGGGCAGCATGGGGGACGTTTGCCGCCGCTCTGGTGGGCAACGACCCCAAAGCACTTGAAGCGGCGGGCCGGAGCCTGTCCGCGGACCGGCAGTTTGCCCACGCCGCCCTGTGCTATTCCCGGGCCGCAGCGGGTTACGAGGCCAGGACCCGGGCTGCCGCCAGCCGCCGGGCCTCGGTGCTCCTGGGGAGGCTCCGGGCCGCCTTCGATAGCGGGATGGTTCCACCGCTGGGCTGGGT